One window of the Shewanella khirikhana genome contains the following:
- the relA gene encoding GTP diphosphokinase, with protein MVSVREAHFTDVDFNLEDWVARYVEEPQDAEVLLELLRSVQAIPVKDVKAHQALMFRAREMIEILAPLNMDLETLQAAVLFSVQEAGLLPQEKLIEKFGDKLGNLVASVVTMNAIGSLKLGEQSRSAEVQIDNIRKMLLAMVEDVRAVVIKLAERVCLLRAVKNADEETRVLLAREIADIYAPLANRLGIGQLKWELEDISFRYLHPETYKEIAKQLDGKRIDRETYIEQFVNDLQAKLDEEHIRAKVYGRPKHIYSIWRKMKGKHLKFDELFDVRAVRIVTDRLQDCYGALGVVHTLYHHIPREFDDYVANPKPNGYQSIHTVVVGPEGKTVEIQIRTEDMHQDAELGVAAHWKYKEGHAGKQSGYEEKINWLRKILQWQEDVVESGNLVEEIRSQVFEDRVYVFTPSGEVVDLPAGSTVLDFAYYIHSQVGHKCIGAKVDGRIVPFTYQVETGERIEIITSKHPNPKRDWLNPNLGYIKTSRARSKIQHWFKQQDRDKNLAAGREMLEAELSRVGLTLKDVGSAIERFNMTNMDDLLAAIGGGDVRLNQVVNHIQSRMRVHEISDEEAVDELVKKGQHKPIAKTRDQIEVNGVGNLLSHIAQCCRPVPGDEIFGFITKGRGISVHRADCEQVKELMRAHPERVVDVVWGENYSGGYKIRLRVLAHDRTGLLRDLTSVLAAEKSNVLAMSSSSDIKNQTAAIELELELYNVDGLSRVLSKLGQVDGVIEARRL; from the coding sequence ATGGTGTCAGTCCGCGAAGCACACTTCACCGATGTCGATTTCAACCTCGAAGACTGGGTTGCCCGCTATGTGGAGGAACCACAGGACGCCGAGGTCCTGCTTGAGCTGCTGCGCAGCGTGCAAGCCATACCGGTCAAGGATGTGAAAGCCCATCAGGCGCTGATGTTCCGTGCCCGGGAGATGATTGAAATCCTGGCGCCGCTGAACATGGATCTCGAAACCCTGCAGGCGGCGGTGCTGTTTTCGGTGCAGGAAGCCGGGCTGCTGCCACAGGAAAAACTCATCGAAAAGTTCGGTGACAAGCTGGGGAATCTGGTTGCCAGCGTGGTAACCATGAACGCCATCGGCAGCCTCAAACTCGGTGAGCAGTCGCGCTCCGCCGAAGTGCAAATCGACAACATCCGCAAGATGCTGCTGGCCATGGTGGAAGATGTGCGCGCCGTGGTCATCAAGCTTGCCGAGCGGGTGTGTTTGCTGCGGGCGGTGAAAAACGCCGATGAAGAAACCCGGGTGCTGCTGGCCCGTGAAATCGCCGATATTTATGCGCCGCTGGCAAACCGTTTGGGCATAGGTCAGCTCAAGTGGGAGCTTGAGGACATTTCCTTCCGCTATCTGCATCCTGAAACCTATAAAGAAATTGCCAAACAGCTTGATGGTAAGCGCATCGATCGCGAAACCTACATAGAGCAGTTTGTAAACGACCTGCAGGCCAAGCTCGACGAAGAGCATATTCGCGCCAAGGTATACGGCCGCCCCAAACACATCTACTCCATCTGGCGCAAGATGAAGGGCAAGCACCTCAAGTTTGATGAGCTGTTTGATGTGCGCGCCGTGCGAATCGTTACCGACCGTTTGCAGGACTGCTACGGCGCCCTGGGTGTGGTGCACACTCTTTACCATCATATTCCGCGGGAGTTTGACGACTATGTCGCCAATCCCAAGCCCAACGGTTACCAGTCCATTCACACAGTGGTGGTGGGGCCTGAGGGTAAAACCGTTGAAATTCAAATTCGTACCGAAGATATGCATCAGGACGCCGAGCTTGGCGTGGCGGCCCACTGGAAATACAAAGAGGGCCATGCAGGCAAACAAAGCGGCTACGAAGAGAAAATTAACTGGCTGCGTAAAATTCTGCAGTGGCAGGAAGACGTGGTGGAAAGCGGCAACCTGGTGGAAGAAATTCGCAGCCAGGTGTTCGAGGACCGGGTGTATGTGTTTACCCCGTCAGGCGAGGTGGTGGACTTGCCCGCCGGCAGTACCGTGCTCGACTTTGCCTATTACATTCACTCTCAGGTGGGCCACAAGTGTATTGGCGCCAAGGTGGATGGCCGCATCGTGCCTTTCACTTATCAGGTGGAAACCGGTGAGCGGATTGAAATCATCACCTCCAAGCACCCCAATCCCAAGCGTGATTGGCTCAATCCCAACCTGGGTTACATCAAGACCTCCCGCGCCCGCAGCAAAATCCAGCATTGGTTCAAGCAGCAGGACAGGGACAAAAACCTGGCCGCTGGCCGCGAGATGCTGGAAGCCGAGCTCAGCCGTGTTGGACTGACCCTGAAAGATGTTGGCAGCGCCATTGAGCGCTTTAACATGACCAATATGGACGACCTGCTGGCGGCCATTGGTGGTGGCGATGTGCGTCTTAATCAGGTGGTGAATCACATCCAGAGTCGGATGCGGGTGCACGAGATTTCCGATGAAGAGGCGGTGGATGAGCTGGTTAAAAAAGGCCAGCACAAGCCGATTGCCAAGACCCGGGATCAGATTGAAGTGAATGGCGTGGGTAACCTTCTAAGCCATATCGCCCAGTGCTGCCGCCCTGTGCCCGGTGATGAAATCTTTGGCTTTATCACCAAGGGCCGAGGTATTTCGGTGCACCGCGCCGACTGCGAGCAGGTGAAAGAGCTGATGCGCGCTCATCCCGAGCGGGTGGTGGATGTGGTCTGGGGCGAGAATTACTCCGGCGGTTACAAAATCCGTCTGCGGGTGCTGGCCCATGACAGAACCGGTTTGCTGCGGGATTTAACCTCGGTGCTGGCGGCGGAGAAATCCAATGTGCTTGCCATGAGCAGCTCATCGGATATCAAAAACCAGACCGCGGCCATTGAGCTTGAGCTTGAGCTTTATAACGTTGATGGCCTCTCCAGGGTGCTGTCGAAGTTAGGTCAGGTCGATGGGGTGATAGAGGCTCGCCGCCTCTAA
- the ftsB gene encoding cell division protein FtsB — MKRFVLVLFALLVLLQYRLWFGDNSLTEYFSLKDKIQMRQQTNAELQERNDVLKEEILDLKSGTEALEERARNELGLIEKGETFFRVVGSDGRGTQAQEQPQDSQ; from the coding sequence ATGAAGCGATTCGTTCTGGTTCTCTTTGCCTTGCTGGTGCTGCTCCAGTACCGGCTATGGTTTGGCGATAATAGCCTGACCGAATACTTCAGTCTCAAAGATAAAATCCAGATGCGTCAGCAAACCAATGCTGAACTGCAGGAGCGCAACGATGTGCTTAAAGAGGAAATTCTGGATCTGAAAAGCGGCACCGAGGCGCTGGAAGAACGCGCCCGCAACGAATTGGGGTTGATTGAGAAAGGCGAAACCTTCTTCCGGGTTGTGGGCAGCGATGGTCGCGGCACCCAAGCGCAGGAACAGCCACAGGACAGTCAATGA
- the ispF gene encoding 2-C-methyl-D-erythritol 2,4-cyclodiphosphate synthase gives MKIRIGHGFDVHKFGADRPLILCGVEVPYETGLIAHSDGDVVLHAISDAILGAMALGDIGKHFPDTDAAYEGADSRGLLRHCFKLARERGFAIGNLDVTIIAQAPKMLPHIEAMRAVLADDLQTELDNINVKATTTEKLGFTGRKEGIAVEAVVLMENVK, from the coding sequence ATGAAAATCAGGATTGGCCACGGTTTTGATGTGCACAAGTTTGGCGCCGACCGTCCACTCATTCTCTGCGGCGTTGAAGTGCCTTATGAGACCGGGCTTATTGCCCACTCCGATGGTGATGTCGTGCTGCATGCCATCAGTGATGCCATCCTGGGCGCCATGGCGCTCGGTGACATAGGCAAGCACTTTCCCGACACCGACGCCGCCTATGAAGGCGCCGACAGCCGGGGGCTGTTACGCCACTGCTTTAAGCTTGCCCGGGAGCGCGGCTTTGCTATTGGCAACCTGGATGTGACCATCATCGCCCAGGCGCCGAAAATGCTGCCTCACATTGAGGCCATGCGCGCGGTACTGGCGGACGATCTGCAAACTGAGCTTGATAATATCAACGTAAAAGCGACCACCACCGAGAAGCTTGGCTTCACCGGTCGCAAAGAAGGCATCGCCGTGGAAGCTGTGGTGTTGATGGAGAATGTGAAATGA
- a CDS encoding CTP synthase, translated as MTTRYIFVTGGVVSSLGKGIAAASLAAILEARGLNVTIMKLDPYINVDPGTMSPTQHGEVFVTEDGAETDLDLGHYERFIRTKMNRRNNFTTGRIYEEVLRKERRGDYLGATIQVIPHITNAIKAKVLEGGEGHDVAIVEIGGTVGDIESLPFLESIRQLGVELGRDRSMFMHLTLVPFLGAAGEVKTKPTQHSVKELRSIGIAPDILVCRGDRAIPANERAKISLFCNVEERAVISLKDVDSIYKIPALLTSQGLDDLVCKRFHLECKEADLSEWENVIYQEANPNGEITIGMVGKYIELPDAYKSVNEALKHAGLKNRVTVNIKYVDSQSVEAKGEEALAGLDGILVPGGFGERGVEGKILAAKYARENDLPYFGICLGMQVALIEFARNVAGLENAHSTEFNKQTPHPVVGLITEWIDEEGNIEQRDEASDLGGTMRLGAQLCHLKAGTKAAEAYGSESCIERHRHRFEVNNNYVKQLEKAGLVFSGLSSDRKLVEMIELPNHPWFVAGQFHPEFTSTPRDGHPLFEGFVAAARAHQKRNLS; from the coding sequence ATGACGACAAGGTATATCTTCGTGACTGGCGGCGTGGTTTCGTCGCTGGGCAAAGGCATTGCAGCAGCATCATTGGCAGCCATTCTTGAGGCACGGGGCCTCAACGTGACCATCATGAAGCTGGATCCTTACATCAACGTTGACCCAGGTACCATGAGCCCGACACAACACGGTGAAGTGTTTGTGACTGAGGACGGCGCAGAGACGGATCTGGACCTGGGTCACTATGAGCGTTTCATCCGTACCAAGATGAACCGCCGTAACAACTTCACCACCGGTCGTATTTACGAAGAGGTTCTGCGTAAAGAGCGCCGTGGTGACTATCTGGGCGCCACCATTCAGGTGATTCCACACATCACCAACGCCATCAAGGCCAAGGTGCTGGAAGGCGGCGAAGGCCATGACGTGGCCATCGTTGAGATTGGCGGTACCGTGGGTGATATCGAATCCCTGCCGTTCCTCGAGTCTATCCGTCAGCTGGGCGTTGAACTGGGCCGTGACCGTTCCATGTTCATGCACCTGACTCTGGTGCCATTCCTCGGTGCGGCCGGTGAAGTGAAAACCAAGCCAACTCAGCACTCGGTAAAAGAACTGCGTTCTATCGGTATTGCGCCGGATATTCTGGTTTGCCGCGGTGACCGCGCCATTCCTGCCAACGAGCGTGCCAAGATCTCCCTGTTCTGTAACGTGGAAGAGCGCGCCGTTATCTCTCTGAAAGACGTTGACTCCATCTACAAGATCCCGGCACTGCTGACCTCTCAGGGCCTGGATGACCTGGTTTGCAAGCGTTTCCACCTGGAATGCAAAGAAGCCGATCTGTCTGAGTGGGAGAACGTGATTTATCAGGAAGCCAACCCCAACGGTGAAATCACCATTGGTATGGTGGGTAAGTACATCGAGCTGCCTGACGCTTACAAGTCCGTGAACGAGGCGCTCAAGCACGCGGGTCTGAAGAATCGCGTGACTGTTAACATCAAGTACGTTGACTCTCAAAGTGTAGAAGCCAAAGGCGAAGAAGCCCTGGCTGGCCTGGATGGTATTCTGGTGCCTGGCGGCTTCGGCGAGCGTGGCGTGGAAGGTAAAATCCTGGCCGCCAAGTATGCCCGTGAAAACGACCTGCCTTACTTCGGTATTTGTCTGGGTATGCAGGTGGCGCTTATCGAGTTCGCCCGTAACGTGGCTGGCCTTGAAAACGCGCACTCAACCGAGTTCAACAAGCAAACTCCGCATCCGGTTGTGGGTCTGATCACAGAATGGATCGACGAAGAAGGTAATATTGAGCAGCGCGACGAAGCGTCCGATCTGGGCGGCACCATGCGCCTTGGTGCTCAGCTGTGTCACCTCAAGGCCGGTACCAAGGCTGCCGAGGCTTATGGCTCAGAAAGCTGTATCGAGCGTCATCGTCACCGTTTTGAAGTGAACAACAACTACGTGAAACAGCTTGAGAAAGCCGGCCTGGTATTCAGTGGCCTGTCTTCTGACCGCAAGCTGGTTGAAATGATTGAGCTGCCGAACCACCCTTGGTTTGTGGCTGGTCAGTTCCACCCAGAGTTTACTTCCACACCCCGTGACGGCCATCCGCTGTTCGAAGGTTTTGTGGCAGCAGCCAGAGCGCATCAAAAACGCAACCTGAGCTGA
- the ispD gene encoding 2-C-methyl-D-erythritol 4-phosphate cytidylyltransferase → MNSQIPSGGNIVAIVPAAGIGSRMGATIPKQYLPLLDKPILAHTLARLLSHPAIDKVIVAVAADDSWFDSLAEARHPKLTRVLGGKERADSVLAALSALPDNSNAWALVHDAARPCLTHGDIDALLESRQRFPQGAILAMPVRDTMKRAAKDGSIETTVCREALWHALTPQLFPAASLKLNLKQALDASVAVTDEASAMEWAGVHPGLVSGRADNIKVTHPDDLQLAGLFLQAQQQHN, encoded by the coding sequence ATGAATTCCCAAATACCCTCCGGTGGAAATATCGTGGCCATAGTGCCCGCCGCCGGTATTGGCAGCCGCATGGGCGCCACTATTCCCAAGCAGTATCTGCCATTGCTGGATAAACCGATTTTAGCCCACACCCTGGCAAGGCTGCTGTCTCACCCCGCGATTGATAAAGTCATAGTTGCAGTGGCGGCAGACGACAGCTGGTTTGACAGTTTAGCGGAGGCGCGCCACCCCAAGCTCACCCGGGTTTTGGGCGGCAAAGAGCGCGCCGACTCGGTATTGGCCGCTCTGTCTGCCTTGCCGGATAACAGCAATGCCTGGGCACTGGTGCACGATGCGGCCAGACCCTGTTTAACCCATGGCGACATAGATGCATTGCTTGAAAGTCGGCAACGTTTCCCTCAGGGGGCGATACTTGCCATGCCGGTACGGGACACCATGAAGCGGGCGGCAAAGGATGGCAGCATAGAGACCACCGTGTGCCGTGAAGCCCTGTGGCATGCACTAACGCCGCAGCTGTTTCCCGCCGCGAGCCTTAAACTGAATCTTAAGCAAGCGCTGGACGCCAGCGTTGCCGTAACCGACGAAGCGTCGGCGATGGAATGGGCCGGAGTGCATCCGGGGCTTGTCAGTGGCCGGGCCGACAATATCAAGGTCACCCATCCGGACGATTTACAGCTGGCAGGGCTTTTTCTGCAGGCCCAGCAGCAACACAATTAA
- the eno gene encoding phosphopyruvate hydratase — MAKIIKVIGREIMDSRGNPTVEAEVHLEGGFVGMAAAPSGASTGSREALELRDGDKARYLGKGVLKAVDNVNGPIREALLGKDATAQAELDGIMIALDGTENKDKLGANAILAVSLAAAKAAAAAKGIPLYAHIAELNGTPGQYSMPVPMMNILNGGEHADNNVDIQEFMVQPVSAKSFREALRMGAEIFHNLKKVLKAKGLNTAVGDEGGFAPNLASNADALAVIKEAVEAAGYKLGTDVTLALDCAASEFYKDGQYDLSGEGKVFSSNGFSDFLKSLTEQYPIVSIEDGLDESDWEGWAYQTQILGDKVQLVGDDLFVTNTKILSRGIEQGIANSILIKFNQIGSLTETLAAIRMAKEAGYTAVISHRSGETEDATIADLAVGTAAGQIKTGSLCRSDRVAKYNQLLRIEEQLGEKAPYRGLTEINAKG, encoded by the coding sequence ATGGCTAAGATTATCAAAGTGATCGGTCGTGAAATCATGGATTCACGCGGCAACCCAACTGTGGAAGCCGAAGTACACCTGGAAGGTGGCTTTGTTGGTATGGCGGCTGCGCCATCCGGTGCTTCTACCGGTAGCCGCGAAGCGCTGGAACTGCGTGACGGCGACAAAGCCCGTTACCTGGGTAAAGGTGTTCTGAAGGCCGTTGACAACGTAAATGGTCCTATCCGTGAAGCCCTGCTCGGTAAAGACGCCACCGCTCAGGCCGAGCTGGACGGCATCATGATTGCTCTGGACGGTACCGAGAACAAAGACAAGCTGGGCGCCAACGCCATTCTGGCTGTGTCTCTGGCCGCTGCCAAAGCCGCTGCCGCTGCGAAAGGTATCCCACTGTACGCTCACATCGCTGAGCTGAACGGCACCCCAGGTCAGTACAGCATGCCTGTGCCTATGATGAACATCCTTAACGGTGGTGAGCACGCTGACAACAACGTGGATATCCAGGAGTTCATGGTTCAGCCAGTGAGCGCCAAGAGCTTCCGTGAAGCCCTGCGTATGGGCGCCGAAATCTTCCACAACCTGAAGAAAGTGCTGAAGGCCAAAGGTCTGAACACTGCCGTGGGTGATGAAGGTGGTTTTGCGCCAAACCTGGCTTCCAACGCCGACGCTCTGGCTGTTATCAAAGAAGCCGTTGAAGCTGCCGGTTATAAGCTCGGCACCGACGTGACTCTGGCACTGGACTGCGCCGCCTCTGAGTTCTACAAAGATGGTCAGTATGACCTGTCTGGCGAAGGCAAAGTATTCAGCTCAAACGGTTTCTCTGACTTCCTTAAGTCACTGACCGAGCAGTACCCAATCGTATCTATCGAAGACGGTCTGGACGAGTCTGATTGGGAAGGTTGGGCATACCAGACCCAAATCCTCGGCGACAAGGTACAGCTGGTAGGTGACGACCTGTTCGTAACCAATACCAAGATCCTGAGCCGCGGTATTGAGCAGGGCATTGCCAACTCAATCCTGATCAAGTTCAACCAGATTGGTTCTCTGACCGAAACTCTGGCTGCTATCCGCATGGCCAAAGAAGCCGGTTACACCGCCGTTATCTCTCACCGTTCCGGTGAAACCGAAGATGCGACCATTGCCGATCTGGCCGTAGGTACTGCTGCCGGTCAAATCAAGACAGGTTCACTGTGCCGCTCTGACCGTGTTGCCAAGTACAACCAGCTGCTGCGTATCGAAGAGCAACTGGGTGAGAAAGCGCCATACCGCGGTCTGACCGAAATCAACGCCAAGGGCTAA
- the mazG gene encoding nucleoside triphosphate pyrophosphohydrolase, with the protein MGSEFNADINPLLAIMAKLRDPEHGCPWDKAQRFETIVPFTLEEAYEVADTIERMDLDELPDELGDLLFQVVFYCQLGKEQGLFDFDEVVRRICAKLTSRHPHVFGDIEVNSSKEVKDNWEAIKAAERKAKDKHSVLDDVPVGLPALSRAAKIQKRVARVGFDWGELPPVVAKVEEEIAEVLAEVQVDNPDPERVASEMGDLLFAVVNMARHLGVEPEQALRQANQKFERRFRGVEALASQGGRQLTDYSLAELDGFWDQVKEQEKSPR; encoded by the coding sequence ATGGGCTCAGAATTCAATGCCGACATCAATCCGCTGCTGGCCATTATGGCCAAATTGCGCGACCCGGAGCATGGCTGCCCCTGGGACAAGGCGCAGCGGTTCGAAACCATAGTGCCTTTTACTCTGGAAGAGGCCTACGAAGTGGCCGACACCATTGAGCGGATGGATCTTGATGAGTTGCCGGATGAGCTGGGGGACCTTTTGTTTCAGGTGGTGTTCTACTGCCAGCTTGGTAAAGAGCAGGGGCTGTTTGACTTCGATGAAGTCGTCCGGCGCATCTGTGCCAAGCTCACCTCCCGCCATCCCCATGTGTTTGGCGATATAGAAGTGAACTCCAGTAAAGAAGTGAAAGATAACTGGGAAGCTATTAAGGCCGCTGAACGCAAAGCTAAAGACAAGCACTCGGTGCTCGATGATGTGCCGGTAGGCCTGCCGGCCCTAAGCCGCGCCGCCAAAATCCAGAAACGGGTTGCCCGGGTGGGCTTTGACTGGGGCGAGTTGCCGCCGGTGGTGGCCAAGGTGGAAGAAGAAATTGCCGAAGTACTGGCCGAAGTGCAGGTGGATAATCCTGACCCGGAGCGGGTTGCCAGCGAGATGGGCGACCTCTTGTTTGCTGTGGTGAACATGGCGCGCCATCTGGGCGTCGAGCCCGAGCAGGCGCTGCGCCAGGCCAATCAAAAGTTTGAACGCCGTTTTCGCGGCGTGGAGGCGCTGGCATCCCAGGGAGGCAGACAATTGACTGATTATTCCCTCGCCGAGCTTGATGGCTTCTGGGATCAGGTAAAAGAGCAGGAAAAATCTCCCCGTTGA
- the rlmD gene encoding 23S rRNA (uracil(1939)-C(5))-methyltransferase RlmD, protein MAQFFKAKPSNAKKLSQKIALKVQRLDHLGAGISEYQGKVVFIPGALAGETVEVQLTDQKKNYAHARLIKVIEPSESRQAADCPWYGRCGGCDLQHLSLASQREYKSAALADILGRGLGEAVTITEAPIVAEGWHYRRRARLATLLGKDNQRLSLGFREEASKAVVGIEHCAVLAKPLSDLIAPFSELLNRLKGKQRLGHLELLETERGIYAVLRITAALAQSDKKLLQAFADDKQIALLLQGNEGELEFMSTDSALPAYQLSDDIELEFAPGNFIQVNGEVNQAMVTQAIDWLDIQPGERVLDLFCGVGNFSLPLAKRGADVIGVEGVAEMVERARSNAAKNGLENVAFYCADLSADLAAEPWLGKIDKLLLDPARAGAYESLKWLKKMKPASVLYVSCNPASLGRDAALLKEAGYRLSRLGLVDMFPQTHHSEGMALFELVK, encoded by the coding sequence ATGGCACAGTTTTTCAAAGCAAAGCCCAGTAACGCGAAAAAGCTTTCCCAAAAGATAGCACTCAAGGTGCAAAGGCTCGATCATTTGGGGGCAGGAATTTCCGAATATCAGGGCAAGGTAGTCTTTATTCCGGGCGCGCTGGCGGGTGAAACCGTTGAAGTGCAGCTTACCGACCAGAAGAAAAACTATGCCCACGCCCGCCTGATTAAGGTGATTGAGCCGAGCGAGTCGCGTCAGGCTGCGGATTGCCCCTGGTATGGCCGCTGCGGTGGCTGTGATTTGCAGCATCTGTCGCTTGCATCCCAGCGTGAGTACAAATCTGCCGCCCTGGCTGACATTCTTGGCCGTGGTCTTGGCGAAGCCGTGACCATCACTGAAGCTCCCATAGTGGCCGAAGGCTGGCATTATCGTCGCCGGGCGCGTCTGGCTACTCTGCTCGGTAAAGACAATCAGCGCCTGTCGCTTGGCTTTCGTGAAGAGGCTAGCAAAGCCGTGGTCGGCATTGAACACTGCGCCGTGCTGGCTAAGCCTTTGTCCGATTTGATTGCCCCTTTCTCCGAGCTGCTTAACCGCTTGAAGGGCAAGCAGCGCCTTGGGCATCTGGAGCTGCTGGAAACCGAGCGTGGCATTTATGCGGTGCTTCGTATCACGGCGGCGCTGGCTCAGAGCGATAAAAAGCTGTTGCAGGCCTTTGCCGATGACAAGCAGATAGCGCTGCTGCTGCAGGGTAACGAAGGCGAGCTTGAATTCATGTCCACAGACAGCGCGCTGCCGGCGTATCAGCTGAGCGATGATATTGAGCTTGAGTTCGCTCCCGGTAACTTTATCCAGGTCAATGGCGAGGTGAATCAGGCCATGGTCACTCAGGCCATTGACTGGCTTGATATTCAGCCCGGTGAGCGGGTACTGGACCTCTTTTGCGGTGTGGGCAATTTCAGTTTGCCGCTGGCAAAGCGCGGCGCCGACGTGATTGGGGTGGAAGGCGTTGCCGAAATGGTGGAACGTGCCCGCAGCAATGCCGCTAAAAATGGCCTGGAAAATGTGGCGTTTTACTGCGCCGACTTGAGCGCCGATTTAGCCGCCGAGCCCTGGCTTGGCAAAATCGACAAGCTGCTGCTTGACCCTGCCCGCGCCGGCGCCTACGAAAGCTTAAAGTGGCTTAAAAAGATGAAGCCTGCCAGCGTGCTTTATGTCTCCTGTAATCCAGCCAGCCTGGGCCGGGATGCCGCGCTGCTGAAAGAGGCTGGTTATCGTTTGAGTCGTTTGGGGCTGGTGGATATGTTCCCCCAGACTCACCACAGTGAAGGCATGGCACTTTTCGAACTTGTAAAATAA